A region of the Gopherus flavomarginatus isolate rGopFla2 chromosome 3, rGopFla2.mat.asm, whole genome shotgun sequence genome:
CCTGTCTAGACACTTTTATTCCAATGTAAGAGGGCTATTTTTGGTTTAGCTTGTATCACTTGGGCAGCTgtgcaaacaaaaccaaaaaagccaCTCTTAtcctggaataagagtgtctacaTAGAGGATTATACTGGTATTACGATATTGGTTTAACTATACCAGTTTAATTATATTGAtataactaaggcctggtctacactgggggggagtgtcgatgtaagatacactacttcagctacgggaatagcgtagctcaagttgacgtatcttattttgacttacctcctgtcctcacagcgtgggatcgacggctgcggctcccccatcgactctgcttccgccgctcgccctggtggagttccggagttgatgggagtgcgttcggggatcgatatatcgcatctagatgagacgcaatatatcaatccccgatacattgatcactacctgccgatccggtgggtagtctggacataaTAAAACTTCCCTGTTTAGGCAAGCCCCCAGTGAAAGTTACAGAGGAAACATCCAAGGCCTCACTTTTATGACAAATGTTTAAATAACATCAatggcactgatcctgcaaactgcaGGTAAATCCTTAACTCTCCACCAATGCAGGGCCACTGGAACTACTGGCATTAGAGATAGAGCATCCCTCCCAGCTCTAAGTAATAATAGGAACTGAATGCAGAGCTTCCATCATACACAGTGTTTACAGTTTTGTTAGCTTTCAGTATTCCCAATATAAAACTTGCTCCAGCCCCCACGCACCTGTACCGGTTCTGTTGAATTATTCAGTTGAATTATTCAGGGCAATTGATTTATTCAATtcacatttaagcatgtgcataagttcTTATGGGACCAGGGCCTAAAATATTAACTAACGCATTAACATTTCACCTCTgtgttataaataaataaattctaatCTCCATACCATTGAGTATTACTGTCGAGTTTTGCAAATTTGACTGAATCTAaccaattttgttttatttagctcCATGTCATAAAGGTAACAACTATCTAAAACTAGGTAAACATAAATATCACTATTACAAACACCAGTTTTTGTTACTGGACTTCATCACTAAgttttacaattattttttttttaaacttttcagttTTAAGAATTGTATAAGTGCTCCTGTGAGGAAACATCATGCAATTAAGTTAACATTTCACACAAGTTATTACAGTGACATCTAGtgctcattttattttctctttggtacaatttgttgttgtttaagATGCAGGAGTAATTTGATTTTTTCATATTACAAACACACGGCAATTTGTTTCCAGTAGACTTATCCAATTACTAGCATCTCCTGAGTCTGGTGTGTAAAAAAATATGAAACTCACTAATCCTCTCCTCCTGagccaataggagttttgctaaCCTTTCATCAACTACAAGTTGCTCTTACAGTATATCATATTGACCACTGATTGGTCAGGGCCTTGGGTAAAACACAGGTTGTCAATATATAACGGTAGAGTTCCCCTGATCATATTCAGTTTCTAAAATTTCTTTGGCTTCTGGGTTGaacaaaaatcatatttaaagGACTAGCAAAGACCTTTAATATATGTATAAATTAATCTCCATTGGGAAGAAAAGTATGGCTTCAATTCAAGTGGGGTATGGTTTTGTTGCCTATAACCTTATAGTGTGGCCTTTGAATTTCTCCCTGGATGGTTAGTGTTTCACTCAGGTAACGTACCCAAAATTGACCTGAGAAAGACCGATATTTTCTgagtttctttaaagaaaaaaaaaatctaatgcaaAAACTTATAGCAATAGTAAGTATAATTTATGGGGTGGCAAAGAATAGAAAATGGACCCATATAaacattagaaaaaaaatgtgtttggttGTGCAGTTAAGGTTGCATCAGGACATATGCCAACTATTCAAAACCTTAAAAGCATGAACGTAAGAAGTCATGGGGAAATGCTCTAGCTTTCCTTGTCACTATCACACATCATCCACAAAGCACTGATTTCCATCTCTAACAAATACCAATAAGCAATATGCACCCCAGCTTCATGCTACTCTAATGCAAAACTTTAAAAGCAACCTTGTACTCTCTTATATCAAGAGATCAGCACATCTGACTGTCACACAGGCCATTCATTTGGAAATTTATTCTGCTTTAACATTATTGAAATCACAACTAAGGTTTTCCCTTTGAAACCAAAAATTTCAGTACCTATTTCAATAACACTGTCcatgtttttaagaaaaaaaatttaaatccatTACAAATCGTGAAAAAAAACTAAATGTGGGTCAATTTAGTACACTtccttaaaatatttcaaaattattttcattttgaagATAGGTTTTCATTTTTCAACCTGCTCTActcaatagaaataaataaataatatttatacCTCTTAATTTTTCAAAGTGTTATACAAACATTGTCCTCCcaactagcctgtgaagtaagttAATGTAAACGAGTTGAAATGATAATTCAGGCGTCCCTGGCTCCTAGCCCAGTTCATTGCAGGAAATCACATAGCTTCTCCCATTCAAATACAGGCATCAGTTATACAAGTAGTCCCTTACATGAGGATGGCTGCATTCACACACAGGCTCACTGAAGCCTGTGAGGCTTCACAAGGGTCCACTTGCATGGAACAACTTGCTGGATCAGAATCACAGTTGGTAAAAAGTACAAAGTCTCTAACTATTCATCTCCCCTcccattctccccctccccaaaaaatcaTTTTCTAAGGAAGGAGTAATTGTTGGTAATACCATATAGGAATAATGGAAAGTCTGGTATTCACCTTTTGGTGTAGCGTGAAGCCTAATCACGTACCTTGATGGGAGCTGAGGATTTTCTGATGCTCCTTGTCTTCCCTACAACAATCAAATTGTAAGTGTTTTTCAATTCCAGCTCTAACCAGGCAGAGCTTACTCATCAGTACAGAACCAGACCTTAAGAAAGCTGAGTCTGGAGGCTCAATAAGAAATAAGCAacggagagtcctgtggcacctccaagactaacagatgtattggagcattggctttcatgggtgaagacccaattcgtcagatgcatgtccaaTAAGAAATGTGAAGTAGGGCCATCCCACTTTAAAGAGAGTGGCATATGGCCAGGCATATTATGGCTGTAAaatccccccttcccacccaccccaaaaaaaccctaaagaaATGTTTAGCCTGATCCTGGAAATTTTTGTTCAAGATGGACAGAAAGAGCTGTTCTGATAGGTATGTTGGAATAAATAACATAGTCTGGGGGATCCTGCCTTCCCAGGAAACCCATAAGATCTGTCCAGGATCTATAACCAATTTGATACTTTCAGTTACTTTAGGACAGTGGTGTTCACAGAGGTCTTGGAAGGACAGCTTGATATAAATACCCATATACCTAGTTCTGCATTTTGCTAGtcaaaaaaagaaatcagaataGCGAAAGCAGAGTGTCATAGAGTGTATGAAGGGGAGGGACAAGAGTGGAGAATCCTCTCCTTATCTAATGTTAACTACATAGCCCAGTAAGTCTCTATATGAGGTAATAATTTGCTGTATATACAttctatatatttaaaaaataaaagaacaccTCAGTTATACCCCATGGCCTTGCAGGCATATAAGCTCCCATTCTCGTGGAGGTCATGGGAATAAAAACAATCTTGAAGAGAGATTTAAATAAGGGAGGGTAGGGTTCTCTCCGACCACTTTAGGATAGGCATTACATGAATGAAATAATACCTGAGTGGGGAGCAGTTGTGATGCCACAAAAAAGGGACTATGGCTTTATGCAGGGGAATAATAAAAATCTATGTAATGCAAAAACATGCTTGTATCACAATATGAGACAACCTCAAAATAGTGTGAAAATGTCACGAATACTCAGCCATGTGACCACACAAATGATGACACATGGAAACACCATGATGCTATGTagaacccctggctgccccttacTGCAACAACTCTGAAGAACAAAATAATGTTGCAACATAATGATGTAAAATTCACAATGGCTGGCAACCCTGACGGAACTCCCAAGTAACAGCAACTTATTTTCATGCAAATAACCTTGGCAATAAACAGGAAAGAGAAATACATAAAGCATAAAAATGTCTTTCAAAgtaacttcttttttaaaaagccagcatGAGACACTAGTGAATCTTGATATGGGGGTATCAAGAACAAGATGGGTGGGCATAAAGACAAGACTGGCAGATGTTTCTGTCCACTCCCACTGCTGGAACAGTGCTCTGTGTTATTATTAGCTATGCATTTCAAGATAGTTACCCTACTAGACAGGCTCCCACAACACaggtcagggccgcccagaggattcagggagcttggggcaaagcaattttgggggccccttccataaaaaaaaaagttgcaatactatagaacacTATATTCTCCAGGTGGCCCCTataggcctggggcaaattgccccacttgcagccccccccccccccaggcgctGAGCAGCCCTGACACAGGTCAGGATAGGTGCATGGAGCACCCTGTAGGGGCGGGGCCAGCTGGTAGAAATGTATCTGACGCTGCACCAATATTTTTACTAATGCAGCAGATAATTTTATTTCCAAGTTTTCCAATGTTCCGCAGACCTTTTCCCCCTACGGAAAAGGCTGGAAGCTCTTCCTCAAGAACAGTCATCATGTCTTATGAACATCCGGCTCTAGCTTGTCCCAGAGCGCCATGAGAACACCCTGGGCGCGTTTCCCCGTTGGTTGCTTGTAGATGTAGGTGTGAGTTTTAATATATCTGATGCATAACTGCACAATAAcaagagccccactgcccagggacaaacgggggcggggaggggaaccCGAGTGGGGGGGTCAcgttttccttccttcccccggAAACTTGTTAGCGTCCGGACGGTCCTCCTGACATTTCAAACACAACGAGGCTTTGTAGGGCCCATGCACTTGCCTTGCAGGCTCCCCTGTCCCTGACGCTTCTTAGCGGGCTCCACCTCTCTGGGGTGACCGCTGCAAGCAAACGGGCAGCTCGGCGCCTCGCCGGCGGAGCGATGCTTCAGGCAGTGCCCTaaggggaagtggcagccagtcgCCCGGCCCTGAAGAGGCGGCTCCAGCGGCAGCGAGCTAGTGCGCGCGCGTGCCCCGGCTCGGGCGGCCCCTTTGAGGAGCGCGTTTGGCAAGGCTGCGGGGCCCATGGCGAGCGGGGTAAGGGGCATGGAACGTTCCCCGGGAGGGGAGGAACGCGAGCGCTTCCCGCGGCCGCGCCTCGGCCAGCTCCGGCCCGAgtggggggctgctgggcaggcGGCAGCCGTGCAGGAGGGCCGTGTCCTAGCTCGCTAGCTGTGCTGCCGGGCTGCTCCCAAACGGCCGCAGTGCTCTTCTCATCCGCACTCCCAGCAGgcgagctgctggagctggggtttgcaaGGCCCCTGAGGCTGCTCACTCTGGAGTTGGCCGGGGGTTTTGGAACAAGTAGGCGTTTTCCTTAAATCACAGTACGGGCATTGAGGATGGTCTTACATAGAGTCCATCGCATGAGGTTAAATTGTATGGTTGGTTTTTCTTAATCTTTGCGATGCAAGCACATAGTAtcgtttagagcaggggtaggcaatctatggcacgtgtgccgaaggcggcacatgagctgattttcagtggcactcacaccgcACCGATCTGGGgggccctgcattttaatttaattttaaatgaaacttcttaaacattttaaaaaccttatttactttacatacaacaatagtttagttatatattatagacttctagaaagagcccttctaaaacattaaaatgtattactggcccacgaaaccttacattagagtgaataaatgaagagttggcatcgcacttctgaaaggttgccgacccctggtttagagtaCAGCATGGAATTTATTATCTATCGCTTCTGTTGTGGTAGTGCTCAAGGACCCCAGTTGGGAGCACGGGTGCTAAGTGCTGTATACAATGCCATggtccttccccaaagagcttatgatctGGAGTCCCAGTGAGTTCAGTAGAATTACACACATGCATAACATGTTTCATGTATGTCTCTGCAGGAGTGTAGGCCTAAGATAACAGGTAGCCTTGCACAGATAAGATTAGGGAGAAATATCCATGCATTTTTGACTCCTAAGAAGAACTATGATCGTTATAAATGTGTTTGCCCCATAGGGTATTTATACATCAATCTGGAAGGCTGGGTATATAATTAGTTGGGAAACTTGTTACTATCATTTGCCTGTTTGCCCCTTTGTGGTTGCTGTGAAAAAGATTGGTATGTTATACAATCTATccctcaggggttctcaaatgttATTGCACTTAGACCCCCTTCTGGCAACAAAAGTTACTACaggaccccaggagaggggactgaagcctgagcctgcacaAAACCTGCTCCCCGGAAGAGggtgccaaagctgaagcccaagggctttggccccaggtggtgggggttTGAGCTTTGACTGCAGGCAGTAAGTCTAAGCCAGCGCTGGTGACCCTATTAAAAAGGGATTGTgactcactttggggtcctggcccacagtttgagaatggcTGTTCTACAGCTATaagatcatttttatttttagaggTATTTATGCAGGGAAAACTATGAACTTCTGCCTTTTTTATTGTAAATTTAAGAGGTGTAGTATTTGTTCATTGAATGTTCACAGCCAGCTAGGGAGGTCTATGTCTATTctataactttttattttttaagcctTCTCTTTATTTAAATAACCCATACTCATtcacattttgaaaacattcaTTCAAATTAAATGTGAGCATTTAAGAGTAAATCAGTTTTCATATTGTGAAaaaaggcttaattgaaaactcCCAAGTTATTTACTGGTTGACAATTCCTCTTGTACTTTGATCCATAGAAATTGACTAGATTTCCTGGCAAACTTTCAGGAGTTTAGTCACAGATCCCCAAGTGCACAGCAGTGTAACTTGTTGGTTTCTATTCAGCTGCTTTCCCAAAGTTAATATATTACATTTATTATATGCATACAGACAATAATGCAGAATAAACTAGCCTTAAGTTTGTGGAAAGGGCTGGGAAAGAAGTAACAAAGGCCTATTATGCTTGGGGGAAATTGTTATTTATGGCTATTCCAGTATAAGGTAACTATTTTGGAATAGCTCCCCCATGTTGGCACTCAATTTTGGAATTATTACTCTGCTCACAAAGCAATAGTTATAGCTATGCCGGTCAATTTCCCTGTGGAGACAAAGCCTTAAATTCAGCTTCAAAGTTCATTAGAATATGTCTCCATGTTCTGTGGCAAGCTATTGCATTTTGCATTTCACTGAAAAAGATACTGCCTTGTGTGGTTAAAAGGGAGAATAATTTAGGTTAATACATGTATTACCAGCATAAGATTTTTCCATAGCCCCTCAGACAATGGAACTGAAGCTCCTCagacttttaaaaagggaaatctAAGAGCAGTCCAGATCCTCATTCTCACAGAACCCAGTTCTGCTCTTGGTTGCATGGATGTAACTCCTGCTGACTTCCTCAACTGGAAGTGCATCCATGTAACTGGAGGCAGAATTGGAGCCATTGATTCCAAAAAAAAGTTGCTTTTTCAAGAATCTGAGTTCTATTTATCTTTAAAATGTTTCTACCCTACTTGATTGAAAAAGTGAGCTTCCCTAGATAAATAAATGCAGTGTAGtcttagggtgaaattcatccatgATGCTGAAGCCTACATGGAGCCTGGGTTATGGGCAGTTCTGCTGGCAGAGTGGTCACATAGAAGTAAGTATCTGTGCATCCCCTGTGCATTGCATAAAAATTCTCTGTGCTGGCCACATACAGTCTGCTGCAGAAAGCCACGATGGGAGCGGGCTGGGTGTGGGGCAACAGATTGACCTCTGTGTTGATCCAAACTCTTGTGAGACAAATGGCTTAACTACATTTTCCAAGTTTTGTAATCTTGATTACGTGTACTGCTGGCACTAGCTGCAGAAAAACACCATGTGCTTCACATAAATGCtgattgtttattttaaaatgtcactagCACTATCTAACATTTTTCATATGACTCttcccccgcctcccccattACCACAACATATTGTCTTCAAAGTACTAAAATAACACTTTAAGTCCAGATCTTGGTGGTTCTTGTTTAAGTTCCTGAAAGCAAATGTAGGGCGACTGTCCCTTTGTTCTAAAGTCATTGAGAATTGAGGGTAGGATCTGACCTATAACTTCCTATCTGGGATTATTTCCAAAAATTAGTagcctttcttttgtttttccctcCAGTGCACAAAAAATATTATAAATGAAGTGCAATaactctgctcctctttctcatttAGGTTATTAAATGCAAGGCCGCTGTTGCCTGGGAGGCAGGTAAACCACTCTCTATAGAAGAGGTAGAGGTTGCACCACCAAAAGCACATGAAGTTCGTATTAAGGTAATTTAAGCAAATGTTTATTGCCTGCTTTACACTTTGTACTTTAGGAGACCAAATAATAAAGCTGAATAATTTGTTTGCCCTTGTAGGAAAAAATGTTGAATTTAtagtgttttctgtttgtttgatgCCTAGGTAAGACTCTAAAGAAAATGatggtgtctggtttttgagaTGGCATAAAATGAAATGGCTGCTGGTCTGAGGCCTAACACTTACTTTGGTCTTGGGCCGAAGCCTAAAAATCCCTACTATTCTGAGGGATCAGTGGCAATTTTAAACCATCTGAGCAAGAAACTTGCTTTATCTCAATGGAAACCTGAcctcattcatttatttattttaatttttcaaactCTATGAATCATTCAGTGCTTGCCATTTCAGGTCATAATTTATCAGACCTTAAACTCATCACTGTGATTAGCATCTTGCATGCTCCTGATCTTCACTTCTGATTCTAACAAGACTTTGAATAGGCAGTATCTCCCAAACTAATATATAGGCTGCAATATGCCTCCGTGCAAAGAGTCCACATGAGGTCCTGTGTGCTCCTTAACTCTTCTATTAAGAACTTACATGGGATTTATATGGTGCTTATAATGTTATATGGACCCTCTCTACGGGGTGATTTTCTTTTCACTGTTGGAGATGGATCCCATTTGAAATCTGGGGTACCAGGTTGTTTTCAAATGGCATAGAGCACTGGCTTTAGAAGATCCTGAGCCAGCAGCTGCCAATTTCATGTCAGAATTGAAGGGATGAGAaacaagcagagatcaaagtaaTGTGATTATTTTTTCAGGTCCAGTATATCTTGTGAGTTGCCGGAGTTAAAAACACTTTGGTTAAACTACTACAAAAGTCTTCAGAATCCGTGAATTCATTCTAGCACAAGTCTTGGATTACTGACCAGGAAAAATAGTTCAATACCAGTTCTCTCTTTAGATTCTCCTTCATTACCTCCAGAATATTTCAGATTATTATAATGTTCCTTTAGGTTGTTGCCACTGCTGTCTGTCACACAGATGCCTATACGCTGAGTGGTGCTGATCCTGAGGGGTGTTTCCCAGTGATCTTGGGTCATGAAGGAGCAGGAATTGTGGAGAGTGTTGGGGAAGGAGTAACTAAATTAAAACCAGGTAGGAAAACATTTGGTTCTTCACAACcgctttttttaatttctttggaAATTTTGAAGAATAAATTGCTCTGACTTGTCCATTGAAAAGCAGAATTAGCGAGCTGCCGTGATGTTTTTGTTGGGCTCTACCTGCCGAaaattttctttcatgtgggtgGTCCAATAGTAGCCTAACTAATGTGCTCTTGGTTTACTATTCAGAAGAGAGTTGTTTACAggattatcatagaatatcagggttggaagggacctcaggaggtcatctagtccaactccctgctcaaagcaggacaaaccccAATTAAatgatcccagccagggctttgtcaaacctgaccttaaaaacctctaagaagattccaccacctccctaggtaacccattccagtgcttcaccaccctcctagtgcaatagtgtttcctaatatccaacgtaaaccttccccactgcaacttgagaccattactccttgttctgtcatctggtaccactgagaacagtctagatccatcctcattagaaccccctttcaggtacttgaaagcagttatcaaatcccccctcgttcttctcttctgcagactaaataatcccagttccctcagcctctcctcataagtgtAATACTATATGGAGAAACTATTTGTATTCTAAAAGTGTCCATTGTTTTTAACCAATTGAACAATTAGAGATAACAGCAGTCTAAATATTCTGATTTTTCCAGATAGGTTTTACATCTTTGTTcctatttgttgttgtttaactTTAGATGGAAATTGATTATTTACTCAGATATGAGATGAATCAGGGTTTTTTATACACGGCATTTTACAAAAGCTGTACTTTGTTGTTCTAGATTTGTAAGTGTATTGGAGACTTCAAATGCACAAATAAGACTGCATGAATGATTGCCCCCATTAAAATGTCATGGTATTGACCATGTTACATTTGACCACATACCAAATGTGTGTATGTTTCTTCCATATTATCTTTTCAGCCTTTAAACAGTTAGTCATGTGAAATGTTTCTCTCATTATGTTCTCTAGGTGACACAGTCATCCCACTGTACGTGCCACAATGTGGAGAATGCAAGTTCTGTTTGAACCCTAAAACCAATCTCTGCCAAAAGATAAGGTTGGTGCACTTTTTTCTTGATACACACAGAAAAATAATTGTTCAGTGTAGCTCACTTATGTAACAAAGTTAACTGAATTTGTATCAAATTGTTTTGACTTCATGTACCATCTGATTAAATGCAGAGCAAGGTCACTTAGTTGGAAAGATGTATGTTTTAGGTTTGTTATGCAATACCCTCCTTTCAAAGCTTAGTAGTCGTTTTTTGGTCTCCTTTCCTGATCGTACTTAAATTCACTTCTTTGTGTGTGGCTGTGATACTGTGCCATGAATACTATCATTTGTCAAGGTATCTAGTAAGCGAGGATGTATTAAAAATTCTGTTTGATTCAAGTGGTAGTTTATCATAGAAAATTACTACCCTTTGAATGGGAAAAAATGTCTCGCTGTGGTCAATATCTTCAACCCAAGGAACAGTAGTTCTCCCTTTGTAAAAAAAAGAATCACATTCTGTTTTCTACCCTTTAAAATGTCTTTGTCCTAAAATGTGATGCACTTCAGTTAGCCTTTGCTAAGTTGTTGCGTGTTTAGATCTCAGTCATgtaaaccagtggctctcaatcttccCAGACCactatacccctttcaggagttggatttatcttgtgtacccccaagtttcacctcacttaaaaactacttgcttacagaatcagacataaaaatacaaaagtgtcacagcacaaccctattactgaaaaattgctcactttatcatttttaccatataattataaaatgaataaattggaatataaatattatacttacatttcagtatatcatctatagagcagtataaacaagtcgtatgaaattttagtttgtacagacttcgctagtgctttttatgtagcctgttgtaaaactaggtaaatatctatgtgagttgatgtaccctctggaagacctgCATACCCCCAGGGCCACATGTATCccggttgagaactgctgatgtaagccactcagccagcagcagaaCTCCAGCAATTATGGTGGCTACCATTTTAGCGGACCCAATTAAATCGCATGTAAACACTAGCATGACTTCACAGTTTCCATTCATGTATACCACAAAACCACTATCCACTGTGATGGGATTGCCAGAGGCTGCTCAGAAGAGACTtgggatatgtctatactgcaatcacaggatgtgatttttttttttttttttagttcatatAAACGTACTCAAGCTAGCTTAAGACTAGCTAGAGAACCAgtagcagtgaagccatggcagtaTGTGTGTCTGGGCAGGTAAACGAGCCTGCTCAAGACCCCTGTGCTGCCTCAGCTTCACTGCTCAGATACCCAAAGTAGCTAGAGTAAAGCTAGTTCAGGTATGATCTGCACAAATTGCAAATCACACCCCACCATTGCAGCATAGGCATACCCTGGGACTAAAAGAACAGAGGATAcaggggggcaggagtggggtgcaTTGGAAAGAGCAGTTATGGTTTATAGGCATTGTGTGGTTTACTGAATGTCTGTGTCAGAGTGTTATTAAATGCTTTGATGAAGCAGGACCTGAAGGGCTTACGTCCCACTGAAGTCGGTGGGACTTAAATGCATTCTTAAGAACTTTGATGAATTGAGGCTTTGGAgtgtgatccaaagcctgttaaaGTCAGTAGAAAGATTGCAACAGGCCTGTAGTCTCTAACTTTCATGAACTCAAGCTTTACTTAAATGTCTTCAAAATTTTGACTCTGTGGATAATCATGTAGCTAAATCTCCATGCACTGTTCAGAAACTGTACTACTTGATGAAAATCAAGTCACTTCCTAGACTCTCCCCTATCACTTTCTGTGACACTGTATTAAATATCAGTTGTTTTATTGTGGTTTTTCAGAGTTACCCAAGGAAAAGGACTGATGCCTGATGGTACCAGCAGGTTCACCTGCAAAGGGAAGCAGATTTATCACTTCATGGGGACTAGCACTTTCTCTGAATATACCATTGTGGCTGATATCTCTGTGGCTAAAATTGATgctgcagctcctctggataaagTTTGCCTGTTGGGCTGTGGAATTTCAACAGGCTATGGAGCTGTCATCAACACTGCCAAGGTATGGGGTCTAGCTGATCACTCTCTCTTCCCCATAACTGTGACTAATGACATTAAACTGGTGATAAAGTACTGCAGTGAAAATCTGTTAAGGCTGGGCTTGGAGAAAGTAAGACCAGAGGAAGAGCCACTGAGTGGGCGGAGGGAGAAGGGACATGTGCTCaccacttccttccttcctcttccaCTGCCAAATTTGACAGGGAGCTGGACCTAGTAGGAAACAGGAAGATTGACCTGGGCTTCCCACCTGTTTAGCCTCAGCAGACAAAGTCAGATAAAATACCCTATTACTCCTTCTCCCAGCTCTCTTTGTGCAGAGTGGGGTAGAGGAAGCATGTCTTGATGGAGGCAAGTAGATGTGGACAGGAGCCATCTTGAACTGTTCAGGAATTTGTTTGTGGATGGATATTATGGGTCAGTTGGGGTTACCTTATAGTAAGGAGACTTGTACATATTGACAATGTTGCAGTGATCTCTGCTTGCACCTGTTTTCATGCCACCATCCCATTAAGTGTCAAGTTCTCCCTCTTTGTTTGGGGGGGGGCTTCCCACTGTTCTAGTGGAGACCCTGAGCCATTGCCAACCTTTTGGGCAAGGAGTAAACTTAGCCCAGTATGGCCCTTCAAATACAATTCGTAAACAAGAAAAATCTCTGGCTTACTTCCCTACATCTGACTCACAACTCTGGATTTTTATTCTctatttttcttaatatttaaataatctgtatttttcatacatgtggaaggattttttttttactttcctcCCTCCTGAACAGATTTC
Encoded here:
- the LOC127046853 gene encoding alcohol dehydrogenase class-3; this encodes MASGVIKCKAAVAWEAGKPLSIEEVEVAPPKAHEVRIKVVATAVCHTDAYTLSGADPEGCFPVILGHEGAGIVESVGEGVTKLKPGDTVIPLYVPQCGECKFCLNPKTNLCQKIRVTQGKGLMPDGTSRFTCKGKQIYHFMGTSTFSEYTIVADISVAKIDAAAPLDKVCLLGCGISTGYGAVINTAKVEPGSTCAVFGLGGVGLAVIMGCKVAGASRIIGVDLNKDKFAKAKEFGATECINPQDFKKPIQEVLVELTDGGVDYSFECIGNVGVMRAALESCHKGWGVSVIVGVAAAGQEISTRPFQLVTGRTWKGTAFGGWKSVESVPKLVADYMSKKIKVDEFVTHTLPFDKINEAFELMHAGKSIRSVLKF